The following are encoded in a window of Hippoglossus hippoglossus isolate fHipHip1 chromosome 23, fHipHip1.pri, whole genome shotgun sequence genomic DNA:
- the fam3c gene encoding protein FAM3C has translation MVRAGGILKLAALVSAFLFAVFLTFQLLETNMEFDLSSIISRSQPVNDVSTKPGVVRHKCGLSKLCPPNHFAFKMASGAASVVGPKMCLEDKILMSGVKNNVGRGINIALVDAKTGEGTRTANFDLWAGDVAPFIKFLNEIEDGTIVMMASFDDSSTKLTVEARKLVADLGSSEIDNLGFRDNWIFVGGKGIKTKSPFEQHIKNNAGTNKFDGWPEVLEMEGCIPQRLD, from the exons ATGGTCCGGGCAGGAG gtATTCTGAAGCTAGCAGCGCTGGTCTCGGCCTTCCTCTTCGCTGTCTTCCTCACTTTTCAGCTGCTGGAGACGAACATGGAGTTTGATCTGAGCAGCATAATAT CAAGATCTCAGCCAGTGAATGATGTCT CAACAAAGCCAGGTGTAGTCAGACACAAGTGCGGCCTCTCCAAGTTGTGTCCACCCAACCACTTTGCCTTCAAGATGGCGAGCGGAGCGGCCAGCGTGGTCGGGCCCAAAATGTGCCTGGAGGACAAAAT ACTGATGAGCGGCGTGAAGAACAATGTGGGGAGAGGAATCAACATCGCCCTTGTTGACG CGAAAACGGGGGAGGGAACCAGAACAGCGAATTTTGATTTGTGGGCAGGAG ATGTGGCTCCCTTCATCAAATTCCTGAATGAAATTGAAGATGGGACAATCGTGATGATGGCTTCATTTGATGACTCCTCAACAAA ACTTACTGTTGAAGCCAGGAAACTAGTAGCTGATCTGGGCAGCTCGGAAATTGATAACTTGGGCTTCCGCGATAACTGGATCTTTGTAGGAGGGAAAGGCATCAAAACCAAGAGTCCGTTTGAGCAG CATATAAAGAACAATGCAGGGACCAACAAATTTGATGGCTGGCCCGAGGTGCTGGAGATGGAAGGCTGCATACCACAGAGACTAGACTGA